One window of the Pseudomonas sihuiensis genome contains the following:
- the livH gene encoding high-affinity branched-chain amino acid ABC transporter permease LivH: MPDLYHYLQQLINGLTIGSTYALIAIGYTMVYGIIGMINFAHGEVYMIGSYVAFTVIAGLAMFGLEAVPFVMIAAFAATMIVTSAYGYSIERVAYRPLRGGNRLIPLISAIGMSIFLQNAVLLSQDSKDKAIPSLLPGNFVFGESAANGVVVSYMQVLIFIVTFVTMIGLTLFISRSRLGRACRACAEDLKMANLLGINTNNIIALTFVIGAALAAIASVLLGMNYGVINPHLGFLAGIKAFTAAVLGGIGSIPGAVLGGLLLGVAEAFGADIFGDQYKDVVAFSLLVLVLLFRPTGILGRPEVEKV; the protein is encoded by the coding sequence ATGCCTGATCTTTATCACTACCTACAACAGCTGATCAATGGCCTGACCATTGGCAGTACCTATGCCCTGATCGCCATCGGCTACACCATGGTCTACGGCATCATCGGCATGATCAACTTCGCCCATGGCGAGGTTTACATGATTGGCTCGTACGTAGCCTTCACCGTTATCGCCGGCCTCGCCATGTTCGGCCTGGAAGCCGTGCCCTTCGTGATGATCGCGGCCTTCGCGGCCACCATGATCGTCACCAGCGCCTACGGCTACAGCATCGAACGGGTGGCCTACCGCCCCCTGCGCGGCGGCAACCGTCTGATCCCGCTGATCTCCGCGATCGGTATGTCGATCTTCTTGCAGAACGCGGTGTTGCTCTCACAGGACTCCAAGGACAAGGCCATTCCCAGCCTGCTGCCCGGCAATTTCGTCTTCGGTGAAAGCGCCGCCAACGGCGTGGTGGTGTCCTACATGCAGGTGCTGATCTTTATCGTCACCTTCGTCACCATGATCGGCCTGACCCTGTTCATCTCCCGTTCGCGCCTGGGCCGTGCCTGCCGCGCCTGCGCCGAAGACCTGAAGATGGCCAACCTGCTCGGTATCAACACCAACAACATCATCGCCCTGACCTTCGTCATCGGTGCTGCGCTGGCCGCCATCGCCTCGGTACTGCTGGGCATGAACTACGGCGTGATCAACCCGCACCTGGGCTTCCTCGCCGGCATCAAGGCCTTCACCGCTGCGGTACTGGGCGGCATCGGCAGCATCCCTGGCGCGGTACTCGGCGGCCTGCTGCTGGGCGTTGCCGAAGCCTTCGGCGCCGATATCTTCGGTGATCAATACAAGGACGTGGTGGCGTTCAGCCTGCTGGTACTGGTGCTGCTGTTCCGTCCAACCGGCATCCTTGGCCGCCCGGAGGTGGAAAAGGTATGA
- a CDS encoding branched-chain amino acid ABC transporter substrate-binding protein, with protein MNKATKQISKLFAAMALAGAASYSMAADNIKIGLAGPVTGAVAQYGEMQFIGAKMAIEQINKAGGVNGAQLEGVVYDDACDPKQAVAVANKIVNDGVKFVVGHLCSSSTQPASDIYEDEGILMITAASTSPDITARGYELVFRTIGLDSLQGPTAGNFIADHIKPKNVAVIHDKQQYGEGIATAVKQTLEGKGVKVSLFEGINAGDKDFSALIAKLNQAGVDFVYYGGYHPELGLLLRQTKERGLNVKFMGPEGVGNKEISAIAGPASEGLLVTLPKSFDQDPKNQALVEAFKAKNEDPSGPFVFPAYAAVQVIAEGIEKAGDTDTAKVAAALRANSFDTPTGTLGFDEKGDLKDFSFVVYEWHQDGTKSEAK; from the coding sequence ATGAACAAGGCTACTAAGCAGATTTCCAAGCTGTTCGCGGCAATGGCACTGGCGGGGGCGGCCAGCTATTCGATGGCGGCCGACAACATCAAGATCGGTCTGGCCGGTCCGGTGACCGGTGCCGTTGCTCAGTACGGCGAGATGCAATTCATCGGCGCCAAAATGGCCATCGAACAGATCAACAAGGCCGGCGGCGTCAACGGCGCCCAGCTCGAAGGCGTGGTCTACGACGACGCGTGCGATCCGAAACAAGCCGTTGCCGTTGCCAACAAGATCGTCAACGACGGCGTCAAGTTCGTGGTTGGCCACCTGTGCTCCAGCTCCACTCAGCCGGCTTCCGACATCTACGAAGACGAAGGCATCCTGATGATCACCGCGGCTTCCACCAGCCCGGACATCACTGCTCGTGGCTATGAGCTGGTCTTCCGCACCATCGGTCTGGACAGCCTGCAAGGCCCGACCGCCGGTAACTTCATCGCCGACCACATCAAGCCGAAGAACGTTGCTGTCATCCACGACAAGCAGCAGTACGGCGAAGGTATCGCCACCGCGGTCAAGCAGACCCTGGAAGGCAAAGGCGTCAAGGTTTCCCTGTTCGAAGGCATCAACGCCGGCGACAAGGACTTCTCCGCGCTGATCGCCAAGCTCAACCAGGCTGGCGTCGACTTCGTCTACTACGGCGGCTACCACCCGGAGCTGGGCCTGCTGCTGCGCCAGACCAAAGAGCGTGGCCTGAACGTCAAGTTCATGGGCCCGGAAGGCGTGGGTAACAAGGAAATCTCGGCCATCGCCGGCCCGGCTTCCGAAGGCCTGCTGGTCACCCTGCCGAAGTCCTTCGACCAGGATCCGAAGAACCAGGCGCTGGTCGAGGCCTTCAAGGCCAAGAACGAAGACCCGAGCGGTCCGTTCGTGTTCCCGGCCTACGCTGCCGTTCAGGTCATCGCCGAAGGCATCGAGAAAGCCGGCGATACCGATACCGCCAAGGTAGCGGCTGCCCTGCGCGCCAACAGCTTCGACACCCCCACCGGCACCCTGGGCTTCGATGAGAAGGGTGACCTGAAGGACTTCAGCTTCGTGGTGTACGAGTGGCACCAGGACGGCACCAAGTCCGAAGCCAAGTAA
- a CDS encoding DUF2288 domain-containing protein, whose amino-acid sequence MTDQSSTLYAKLLGETAPIRWQELQPFFARGALLWVEGSQDLVAVAQAVAENDQARVAQWMNQGLLCKLEDSRAEDLLSRDPQLWAVVVAPWVLVQERAGDSTLH is encoded by the coding sequence ATGACGGATCAATCTAGCACCCTCTATGCCAAGCTGCTCGGTGAGACAGCGCCGATTCGTTGGCAGGAACTGCAGCCGTTCTTCGCTCGCGGTGCGCTACTCTGGGTCGAGGGTAGTCAGGATCTGGTGGCGGTCGCGCAGGCTGTGGCCGAGAACGATCAGGCTCGAGTCGCGCAATGGATGAACCAAGGCCTGCTGTGCAAGCTCGAAGATTCACGTGCCGAAGATTTGCTCTCGCGTGACCCGCAGTTGTGGGCAGTCGTGGTCGCCCCCTGGGTGCTGGTACAGGAAAGGGCAGGGGATTCGACCCTGCACTGA
- a CDS encoding DUF5064 family protein, translated as MFEPGHLHRSNPPGLGGQPGYSIDFYYEVREDSQEGPMLHGRLVGEIDGKAFEEAFEMHRDTAFNFASVISRLLAKHGLPPNHSPIMRAHAEYDAIFEDIRARLHAKPGEAVDLDHLERDGLT; from the coding sequence ATGTTCGAACCTGGTCACCTGCATCGCAGCAATCCGCCTGGCCTGGGCGGGCAACCCGGTTACAGCATCGATTTCTACTATGAGGTGCGCGAGGATTCGCAAGAAGGGCCCATGCTGCATGGGCGTCTGGTGGGCGAGATCGACGGCAAGGCCTTCGAGGAAGCCTTCGAGATGCATCGTGATACTGCGTTCAATTTCGCCAGCGTGATCTCCCGCCTGTTGGCCAAGCATGGCCTGCCGCCCAACCATAGCCCGATCATGCGGGCGCATGCCGAATACGATGCGATCTTCGAGGACATTCGCGCCAGGCTGCACGCCAAGCCGGGTGAAGCGGTGGACCTCGATCACCTGGAGCGCGACGGTCTGACGTGA
- a CDS encoding bacterioferritin-associated ferredoxin — MYVCLCEGVTDTQIRDAVYEGCCSYREVRGTLGIASQCGKCACLAKQVVRETIAEVQSSQASLAYPAGFVAA; from the coding sequence ATGTACGTCTGCCTCTGTGAAGGTGTCACCGATACTCAAATCCGCGATGCGGTCTACGAGGGCTGCTGCAGCTACCGTGAAGTGCGCGGCACGCTCGGCATCGCCAGCCAGTGCGGCAAGTGCGCTTGCCTGGCCAAGCAGGTCGTGCGCGAAACCATCGCCGAAGTGCAGAGCAGCCAAGCCTCGCTGGCCTACCCTGCAGGTTTCGTCGCGGCCTGA
- the rnt gene encoding ribonuclease T: MSEDNYDDELEPSLPSGPRTPMAARFRGYLPVVVDVETGGFNCATDALLEIAATTIAMDESGFLYPDHTHFFRIEPFAGANIEQAALEFTGIKLDHPLRMAVSEEHALGEIFKGLRKSIKSAGCKRAILVGHNSSFDLGFLNAAVARCGIKRNPFHPFSSFDTATLAGLAYGQTVLAKACQTAGIEFDGKEAHSARYDTEKTAELFCGIVNRWKEMGGWDEFDQ; encoded by the coding sequence GTGAGCGAAGACAACTACGACGACGAACTCGAACCCAGCCTGCCGTCCGGCCCGCGCACGCCCATGGCGGCGCGCTTTCGCGGTTATCTGCCGGTTGTGGTGGATGTGGAGACCGGCGGCTTCAACTGCGCCACCGATGCCCTGCTGGAAATCGCCGCGACCACCATCGCCATGGACGAGAGCGGCTTTCTGTATCCGGATCACACCCACTTCTTCCGCATCGAACCCTTCGCAGGCGCCAACATCGAACAAGCCGCGCTGGAATTCACCGGCATCAAGCTCGACCACCCGCTGCGCATGGCAGTGAGCGAAGAACATGCCCTGGGCGAAATCTTCAAGGGCCTGCGCAAGTCGATCAAATCAGCTGGCTGCAAGCGCGCGATCCTGGTCGGTCATAACAGTAGTTTCGACCTGGGCTTCCTCAATGCGGCGGTGGCCCGTTGCGGCATCAAGCGCAACCCCTTCCACCCTTTCTCCAGCTTCGACACCGCTACCCTCGCCGGCCTCGCCTACGGCCAGACCGTACTGGCCAAGGCCTGCCAGACTGCCGGTATCGAGTTCGACGGCAAGGAAGCACACTCGGCACGCTACGACACCGAGAAGACCGCCGAACTGTTCTGCGGCATCGTCAATCGCTGGAAGGAAATGGGTGGTTGGGACGAGTTCGATCAGTGA
- the pyrC gene encoding dihydroorotase — protein sequence MSDRLTLLRPDDWHIHLRDGAVLPHTVGDAARTFGRAIIMPNLVPPVRNAAEADAYRQRILAARPAGSRFEPLMVLYLTDNTSPEDVRAAKASGFVHAAKLYPAGATTNSDSGVTSIDKIFPALEAMAEVGMLLLVHGEVTRAEIDVFDREKAFIDEHLTRVVERFPTLKVVFEHITTRDAVQFVEAASANVGATITAHHLLYNRNHMLVGGIRPHFYCLPILKRNVHQEALLDAATSGNVKFFLGTDSAPHVKHAKEAACGCAGCYTAYAAIELYAEAFEQRGALDKLEAFASFHGPDFYGMPRNSDSITLVREEWTVPATLPLGDNSVVPLRAGETLRWKLLEAQA from the coding sequence ATGTCCGACCGCCTGACTCTCCTGCGTCCCGATGACTGGCACATTCACCTGCGCGATGGCGCGGTGCTGCCACACACCGTCGGCGATGCCGCGCGCACCTTCGGCCGCGCCATCATCATGCCCAACCTGGTTCCGCCGGTACGCAACGCCGCCGAAGCCGACGCCTATCGCCAGCGCATTCTCGCGGCCCGCCCGGCAGGCAGCCGCTTCGAGCCGCTGATGGTGCTGTACCTCACCGACAACACCAGCCCCGAGGATGTGCGCGCGGCCAAGGCCAGTGGCTTCGTGCATGCCGCCAAGCTCTACCCGGCCGGCGCCACCACCAACTCCGACTCGGGCGTGACCAGCATCGACAAGATCTTCCCGGCGCTGGAAGCCATGGCCGAGGTCGGCATGCTGCTGCTGGTGCATGGCGAAGTGACCCGCGCCGAGATCGACGTGTTCGACCGTGAGAAAGCCTTCATCGACGAGCACCTGACCCGCGTGGTCGAACGCTTCCCCACACTGAAAGTGGTGTTCGAGCACATCACCACCCGCGACGCGGTGCAGTTCGTCGAGGCCGCCTCGGCCAACGTCGGCGCCACCATCACCGCGCACCACCTGCTCTACAACCGCAACCACATGCTGGTTGGCGGCATTCGCCCGCACTTCTATTGCCTGCCGATCCTCAAGCGCAACGTGCACCAGGAAGCCCTGCTCGACGCCGCCACCAGCGGCAACGTCAAGTTCTTCCTCGGCACCGACTCGGCACCGCACGTCAAGCACGCCAAGGAAGCCGCCTGCGGCTGCGCCGGCTGTTACACCGCCTATGCGGCCATCGAGTTGTACGCCGAGGCCTTCGAGCAGCGCGGTGCGCTGGACAAGCTGGAAGCCTTCGCCAGCTTCCACGGCCCGGATTTCTACGGCATGCCACGTAACAGCGACAGCATCACCCTGGTGCGTGAGGAGTGGACCGTGCCGGCCACCCTGCCGCTGGGCGACAACAGCGTGGTACCGCTGCGCGCCGGCGAAACCCTGCGCTGGAAATTGCTGGAGGCTCAGGCGTGA
- a CDS encoding flagellar protein MotY codes for MRAPNFLLISLLAGMPLCLPAHAISFQTRLEKVEWTVEGDQFECRLSQTISNFGSGEFVRRAGEQVTFRLKARERWMGAGSATLLAAAAPWQPGRGDINLGVVSVGNGEVPFNSSQEQGARLLTGLLEGRSPVVRHRTLNGGDNLEVRLLPVKFHKAYDDYQACTAKLLPVNFDQIRQAQIGFPGGGIDLDPMAKAKLDIILDFVKADPSINSFQIDGHADNSGNRLTNRDLSRRRALAVQEYLVAGGVPVEQITMRFHGERYPLVPNNNEANRAKNRRATLRLDRVPAPEVPVQSEPQTAPPTTPVDPVGSTPS; via the coding sequence GTGCGTGCGCCCAATTTCCTTCTGATCAGCCTGCTGGCTGGCATGCCCTTGTGCCTGCCAGCGCACGCCATCAGCTTCCAGACGCGGCTGGAGAAGGTGGAGTGGACGGTCGAGGGCGATCAGTTCGAATGTCGCCTGAGCCAGACCATCAGCAATTTCGGCAGTGGTGAGTTCGTGCGTCGTGCCGGCGAGCAGGTCACCTTCCGCCTCAAGGCCCGTGAACGCTGGATGGGCGCGGGTTCGGCGACTTTGCTGGCGGCGGCGGCGCCCTGGCAGCCGGGGCGCGGCGATATCAATCTCGGTGTGGTCAGCGTCGGTAATGGCGAGGTGCCGTTCAACAGCTCGCAGGAGCAGGGGGCGCGGCTGCTCACCGGTCTGCTGGAAGGGCGTAGCCCGGTGGTGCGCCATCGCACCCTCAATGGCGGCGACAATCTGGAAGTACGTTTGCTGCCGGTCAAGTTTCACAAGGCCTATGACGATTACCAGGCGTGCACCGCCAAGCTGCTACCGGTCAATTTCGATCAGATTCGCCAGGCGCAGATCGGTTTTCCCGGTGGCGGCATCGATCTCGATCCGATGGCCAAGGCCAAGCTCGACATCATCCTCGACTTCGTCAAGGCTGACCCGAGCATCAACAGCTTCCAGATCGATGGTCACGCCGACAACAGCGGCAATCGTCTGACCAATCGCGACCTCTCACGCCGCCGTGCGCTGGCCGTGCAGGAATATCTGGTGGCCGGTGGCGTACCGGTCGAGCAGATCACCATGCGCTTTCATGGCGAGCGTTACCCGCTGGTGCCAAATAACAACGAAGCCAATCGCGCCAAGAACCGCCGCGCGACCCTGCGCCTGGATCGCGTACCCGCGCCGGAAGTCCCGGTACAGAGCGAACCGCAGACCGCTCCACCGACCACCCCGGTCGATCCGGTCGGAAGCACCCCCTCCTGA
- a CDS encoding argininosuccinate synthase — protein sequence MADVKKVVLAYSGGLDTSVILKWLQDTYNCEVVTFTADLGQGEEVEPARAKAQAMGVKEIYIDDLREEFVRDFVYPMFRANTVYEGEYLLGTSIARPLIAKRLIEIANETGADAISHGATGKGNDQVRFELGAYALKPGVKVIAPWREWDLLSREKLMDYAEKHAIPIERHGKKKSPYSMDANLLHISYEGGVLEDTWTEHEEDMWKWTVSPEAAPDAPTYIELTYRAGDIVAIDGKAMSPAQVLAELNRIGGENGIGRLDIVENRFVGMKSRGCYETPGGTIMLKAHRAIESITLDREVAHLKDELMPKYASLIYNGFWWSPERLMLQQMIDASQANVNGVVRLKLYKGNVIVTGRKSDDSLFDANIATFEEDGGAYNQQDAAGFIKLNALRMRIAAGKGRKLV from the coding sequence ATGGCGGACGTCAAAAAGGTAGTTCTGGCCTATTCCGGTGGCCTGGACACCTCGGTGATCCTCAAGTGGCTGCAAGATACCTATAACTGTGAAGTGGTGACCTTCACCGCTGACCTCGGTCAGGGCGAAGAGGTCGAGCCGGCCCGCGCCAAGGCTCAGGCGATGGGCGTCAAGGAAATCTACATCGACGACCTGCGCGAAGAATTCGTCCGCGATTTCGTCTATCCGATGTTCCGCGCCAACACCGTCTACGAAGGCGAGTATCTGCTGGGTACTTCCATCGCCCGCCCGCTGATCGCCAAGCGTCTGATCGAAATCGCCAACGAGACTGGCGCCGACGCCATCTCCCACGGTGCTACCGGCAAGGGCAACGACCAGGTGCGTTTCGAGCTGGGCGCCTATGCGCTGAAGCCGGGGGTGAAAGTCATCGCCCCGTGGCGCGAGTGGGACCTGCTGTCGCGTGAGAAGCTGATGGACTACGCCGAGAAGCACGCCATCCCGATCGAGCGCCACGGCAAGAAGAAGTCGCCGTACTCCATGGATGCCAACCTGCTGCACATCTCCTATGAAGGTGGCGTGCTGGAAGACACCTGGACCGAGCACGAAGAAGACATGTGGAAATGGACTGTCTCCCCTGAGGCAGCGCCGGACGCACCGACTTATATCGAGCTGACCTACCGCGCCGGCGACATCGTCGCCATCGACGGCAAGGCCATGAGCCCGGCACAGGTACTGGCCGAGCTGAACCGCATCGGTGGCGAGAATGGCATTGGCCGTCTGGACATCGTCGAGAACCGTTTCGTCGGCATGAAGTCCCGTGGCTGCTACGAGACCCCCGGCGGCACCATCATGCTCAAGGCTCACCGCGCCATCGAGTCGATCACCCTCGACCGCGAAGTGGCGCACCTGAAAGACGAGCTGATGCCGAAGTACGCCAGCCTGATCTACAACGGTTTCTGGTGGAGCCCGGAGCGTCTGATGCTGCAACAGATGATCGACGCCTCCCAGGCCAACGTGAACGGCGTGGTACGCCTGAAGCTGTACAAAGGCAACGTCATCGTCACTGGCCGCAAGTCCGACGACTCGCTGTTCGATGCCAACATCGCGACCTTCGAGGAAGATGGCGGCGCCTACAACCAGCAGGACGCGGCTGGCTTCATCAAGCTCAACGCCCTGCGCATGCGCATCGCCGCCGGCAAGGGCCGCAAGCTGGTCTAA
- the gloA gene encoding lactoylglutathione lyase: MRLLHTMLRVGDLDQSIAFYTEVLGMTLLRRKDYPDGQFTLAFVGYGDEAHNSVIELTHNWGVDSYELGTGYGHIALEVEDVYKACEDIRSRGGKITREPGPMKHGSSILAFVEDPDGYKVELLSPKRSD, encoded by the coding sequence ATGAGACTGCTGCATACCATGCTACGTGTCGGCGACCTGGACCAATCCATCGCCTTCTACACCGAAGTGCTGGGCATGACCTTGCTGCGCCGCAAGGATTACCCGGACGGACAGTTCACCCTGGCCTTCGTTGGCTATGGCGACGAGGCACACAACAGTGTGATCGAGCTGACCCACAACTGGGGTGTGGACAGCTACGAACTGGGCACCGGCTACGGTCATATCGCCCTGGAAGTCGAGGATGTCTACAAGGCCTGCGAGGACATTCGCAGTCGGGGCGGCAAGATCACCCGCGAGCCGGGGCCGATGAAGCATGGCAGCAGCATCCTGGCCTTCGTCGAGGATCCGGACGGTTACAAGGTCGAGCTGCTGTCGCCCAAGCGAAGCGATTGA
- a CDS encoding GGDEF domain-containing protein, whose translation MADPKALRLIRVVQELSMAKDVDRVAEIVRSAARELTGADGATFVLRDGQQCFYRDEDAISPLWKGQRFPLSACISGWAMLNRRAAVIPDIYVDSRIPHEVYRPTFVKSLVMVPIRTLEPIGAIGTYWAESYQASDEQIQLLQALADSTSVALENVQVYAELEQRVEERTAQLAEANRRLQDEVRERQLAEQAVRQLSLTDELTGLYNRRGFRLLAERELRAAQRRKGRCLLLYADLDDLKPVNDRFGHGAGDRLLRAAAEVLKTQFRTTDVIARLGGDEFVVLASDYSDSEEVLRRLEQALRGREGGAGQRLSMSMGISESSLNPDEGLDSLLGQADAAMYANKCARRALRAVS comes from the coding sequence ATGGCTGATCCCAAGGCCTTGCGCCTTATTCGCGTGGTTCAGGAGCTGTCGATGGCGAAGGACGTGGACCGTGTGGCGGAGATTGTTCGCAGCGCGGCCCGCGAGCTGACCGGGGCCGACGGCGCCACCTTCGTTCTGCGCGATGGGCAGCAATGTTTCTATCGCGATGAGGACGCCATCTCACCCTTGTGGAAGGGCCAGCGTTTCCCCCTCAGTGCGTGTATCAGCGGTTGGGCCATGCTCAACCGCCGCGCCGCCGTGATCCCCGATATCTATGTCGACTCACGCATTCCCCATGAGGTGTATCGGCCTACCTTCGTCAAGAGTCTGGTCATGGTGCCCATCCGCACCCTGGAGCCGATCGGCGCCATTGGCACCTATTGGGCGGAGTCTTATCAGGCCTCCGACGAGCAGATTCAGCTGCTGCAGGCCTTGGCCGACTCCACCTCGGTGGCCCTGGAGAATGTCCAGGTCTATGCCGAGCTGGAGCAGCGTGTAGAAGAGCGCACGGCGCAACTGGCCGAGGCCAATCGGCGCTTGCAGGACGAGGTGCGTGAACGCCAGCTGGCCGAGCAGGCGGTGCGCCAGCTGTCGCTGACCGATGAGTTGACCGGGCTGTACAACCGTCGCGGTTTTCGCCTGCTGGCCGAACGCGAACTGCGTGCGGCGCAGCGGCGCAAGGGCCGTTGCCTGTTGCTGTACGCCGATCTCGATGATCTCAAACCGGTCAATGATCGCTTCGGCCATGGTGCCGGGGATCGTTTGCTCAGGGCGGCGGCCGAAGTGCTCAAGACCCAGTTCCGTACCACCGACGTGATCGCTCGCCTGGGCGGCGATGAGTTCGTCGTGCTGGCCAGCGACTACAGCGATAGCGAAGAGGTGCTGCGGCGTCTTGAGCAGGCATTGCGTGGCAGAGAGGGCGGAGCCGGTCAGAGACTATCAATGAGCATGGGGATCAGCGAATCGTCGCTGAATCCCGACGAGGGACTCGATAGTCTGTTGGGGCAAGCCGATGCGGCGATGTACGCCAACAAGTGCGCGCGGCGCGCCTTGCGCGCGGTGAGCTGA
- a CDS encoding PA3496 family putative envelope integrity protein — translation MSTDKEDLELDEDFVAEESDDAEPAVEVAKTNLTKRRIIDNFLEERRLHKQLAEYDFDI, via the coding sequence ATGAGCACTGACAAAGAAGATCTCGAGCTGGACGAAGACTTTGTCGCGGAAGAATCGGACGATGCCGAGCCTGCGGTAGAAGTCGCCAAGACCAACCTGACCAAGCGCCGCATCATCGACAACTTCCTCGAAGAACGTCGCCTGCACAAACAGCTGGCCGAATACGACTTCGATATCTGA
- the nth gene encoding endonuclease III encodes MNAAKRQEIFRRLHEDNPEPKTELAYSTPFELLVAVTLSAQATDVSVNKATAKLFPVANTPEAIYALGVEGLSEYIKTIGLYNSKAKNVIEACRILIEKHGSQVPDNREDLEALPGVGRKTANVVLNTAFRQLAMAVDTHIFRVSNRTGIAPGKNVVEVEKKLLKFVPKDYLLDAHHWLILHGRYVCTARKPRCGACRIEDLCEYKAKTSDD; translated from the coding sequence ATGAATGCTGCCAAGCGCCAGGAAATCTTCCGCCGCCTGCACGAAGACAACCCCGAGCCGAAGACCGAGCTGGCCTACAGCACCCCCTTCGAGCTGCTGGTGGCCGTGACGCTCTCGGCCCAGGCCACCGACGTCAGCGTCAACAAGGCCACGGCCAAGCTGTTCCCGGTGGCCAATACGCCGGAGGCCATCTACGCCCTCGGCGTCGAGGGTTTGTCCGAATACATCAAGACCATCGGCCTGTACAACAGCAAGGCGAAGAACGTCATCGAGGCCTGCCGCATCCTCATAGAGAAGCACGGCAGTCAGGTGCCGGACAACCGCGAGGACCTCGAAGCCCTGCCCGGTGTCGGCCGCAAGACGGCCAACGTGGTGCTCAATACCGCGTTTCGCCAACTGGCCATGGCCGTGGACACGCACATCTTCCGCGTCAGCAACCGCACCGGCATTGCCCCCGGCAAGAACGTGGTCGAGGTGGAGAAGAAGCTGCTCAAGTTCGTGCCCAAGGATTATCTGCTCGACGCCCATCACTGGCTGATCCTGCACGGGCGCTATGTTTGCACCGCGCGCAAACCGCGTTGTGGCGCCTGCCGCATCGAAGATCTGTGCGAGTACAAGGCCAAGACATCCGACGATTGA
- a CDS encoding electron transport complex subunit E: protein MTSYREISFNGLWKNNPALVQLLGLCPLLGVSNSTVNALGLALASAVVLVCSNTAVSLVRGVVNTAVRLPAFVMIIAALTTCIELLMQAYTYELYQILGIFIPLITTNCVILGRADGFAAKHDPARAAYDGLMMGLGFGVVLVLIGAIRELLGTGALLANMHLLFGPIAAEWKLTLVQDYKGFLLAILPPGAFIVLGLLIAGKNRIDQIAAERAKAAAPELPAQSRRVRVTGVIE from the coding sequence ATGACCAGTTACCGCGAAATCAGCTTCAACGGCCTGTGGAAGAACAACCCGGCGCTGGTGCAGCTGCTCGGCCTGTGCCCGCTGCTGGGGGTGAGCAACTCCACGGTCAACGCCCTCGGCCTGGCCCTGGCCAGTGCGGTGGTGCTGGTGTGCTCCAATACCGCCGTGTCGCTGGTCCGCGGCGTGGTCAATACAGCCGTGCGTCTACCTGCCTTCGTCATGATCATTGCCGCGCTGACCACCTGCATCGAACTGCTGATGCAGGCCTACACCTATGAGCTGTACCAGATTCTCGGCATCTTCATCCCGTTGATCACCACCAACTGCGTGATTCTCGGCCGCGCCGACGGCTTCGCCGCCAAGCATGATCCGGCCCGCGCCGCCTATGACGGCCTGATGATGGGCCTGGGCTTCGGCGTGGTGCTGGTGCTGATCGGCGCCATCCGCGAGCTGCTCGGCACCGGCGCGCTGCTGGCCAACATGCACCTGCTGTTCGGCCCGATTGCCGCCGAGTGGAAGCTCACCCTGGTGCAGGACTACAAGGGCTTTCTGCTGGCCATTCTGCCGCCGGGCGCCTTCATCGTGCTGGGCCTGCTGATCGCCGGTAAGAACCGCATCGATCAGATTGCAGCCGAGCGGGCCAAGGCCGCCGCGCCCGAGCTACCCGCCCAAAGCCGCCGCGTTCGCGTTACCGGAGTCATCGAATGA